One segment of Pseudomonas asgharzadehiana DNA contains the following:
- a CDS encoding leucine-rich repeat domain-containing protein: MASAVIQSVIQATRIAPAGVHTTLPSWLGNASAAKRQALKATPMVFADWHATTSRERQAPLKLALATNWNAHNQVDSALATLQTPQQFAAPLLQQALKQRFGLDADVTTTYLRLYTPLTTPLLPVPTGGAKVWTVSLLSAALHNFDAAESQPHAYTNDSTFITQPSATGQFDTLPSFASKVSIRQFIQLCRELDIGARYQRYLKRFFGFEDATVKATLRDTLIQSLKAEANTSLHMARLKKDVSDAAFYTLQGQLEGLRGMMLEGKLLLSHDLSLMAAPLTGIVLFAADLEAHHDSTPVVAYIPGDPQAPLKYYPNGTAFMLDLTSKLRSADYQKFFCRFVKQEHRGYFFADLNNRLSQVAWHKPKPGDPRPAWREKPVAEPNLQFFATKISGGLYEHLYENKLNQLLNDARVTAVSSADADRQARWQRWSIVQKVAKAILEVAAFIATPFIPPLGALMLGYTAFQLLDDTFEGILDWAEGLKRQAFGHLMSILEQMVQLGMFAVGAPIAESLLRQALPQPLWDFFDTLHPVSGEDGKTRRWKPDLTPYAHDITLAAESSANPEGLHTHQGKQILALDGKHFAVEQRAGHAFMQHPTRPHAYRPRIMGNGAGAWVTEVDQPLSWDRATLLRRQGPLAEHLSDARLEEARLISGTDEPALRKQFMDRQPPPPLLADALKRVTLDQQLQDFIDQMNSDDPELFQKADSQTQLWLLSNTALWPASKTLRFLDAEGRTLWELKGKENAAVVQVHQAQLKNGDLLKTLLETLDEPERKILLEEEFGAAVTQPHVRAAKLRKRLARKAEEKRFALFDARYRGQEVTHDPRVQKIIDTTPGLPTSTAEEVLREATGQELLEIDQGSLPATLTERARWAAHQVRISRAYEGLYLDSVDSSDTHRLALHTLQKLPGWSPQVRLVVTDYSRTGRVRDSIGTPQAPIQRTLVRTAEGAYVPENGEGTLFGETDFYTAVLQALPDAQRDALGMQIGQGRLLRQTLRQHALTREEVGTLLAEMPVRKPLYDPKLMRLPGGMEGYDRTSPTPGPSGQPSLEDRLRDLYPSLNPEEVRNVLEAMRAQAGPPLLTLQSVKRELLRLQADLATWLHNTPQTFLDTQIPLSRAVITAERHNRARWVEEIVHAWRHETPSDSHFPNPDDNGLTLRLTQPIYGELPKLSANFDHISYLELNSYVSTRGTPAFLAQFPKLRSLNIHGIALRTLPTEVTSQPHLNDLTLRNTAIKLTAQSRENLASLRGLKTLDLSSNPLTLAPNLEHMTDLQLLNLSHTEIAQAPQGLTDLPHLIDASLSDNQFQALPDALFTLPAERAKAFDFSGNPLSRATLERVKTYCQQTGEHFGADAGLEERRRVHELYPTFTDREASQFIFKLPRSLDDAMATLTDMKADYERLQTDLEQWAVEVPERHPVTHAPLDTRTRAQQQITRRAFKTLLQDCWRRETALYADHESPRDTHELVSTHAILGDLPALNVSFNHVARIELVGEHHTSIPPGFLKRFPQLESLLVHRYALPDIPLEVFNLAKLRSLSLTFSGLRLSPASADALSGLEHLNYLDLSENPLGITPNVRLMTGLSTLMLSNAGLTEAPAGAFNLPLLDQLDLSDNQITELPSDILEITPDLADGFDLNGNPLSPATIAMLRPYYRRHAVDFGVVEVTLDPQMNPLAASPDVSEEEMEQ; the protein is encoded by the coding sequence ATGGCTTCCGCTGTCATTCAAAGCGTTATCCAGGCCACACGCATCGCGCCCGCCGGTGTACACACAACGCTGCCAAGCTGGCTGGGAAACGCCTCAGCCGCCAAGCGCCAGGCATTAAAAGCCACACCGATGGTATTTGCCGACTGGCATGCCACCACCAGCCGCGAACGGCAGGCGCCGCTCAAACTGGCGCTGGCGACGAACTGGAACGCGCACAATCAGGTGGACAGCGCCCTGGCGACACTCCAGACCCCGCAACAGTTCGCCGCGCCCCTGCTGCAGCAAGCGCTCAAGCAACGGTTCGGCCTGGACGCCGATGTAACGACCACCTACCTGCGCCTGTACACACCGCTGACGACCCCGCTGCTGCCCGTGCCGACCGGCGGCGCGAAAGTCTGGACCGTGTCGCTGCTTTCGGCCGCGCTGCATAACTTCGACGCGGCCGAAAGCCAGCCGCACGCTTACACAAACGACTCAACCTTTATCACCCAACCCAGCGCCACCGGGCAGTTCGACACGTTGCCCTCGTTCGCCAGCAAGGTCAGCATCCGACAGTTCATCCAGCTGTGCCGCGAGCTGGATATCGGCGCGCGCTACCAACGCTACCTCAAGCGCTTTTTCGGCTTCGAAGACGCCACCGTCAAGGCCACCCTGCGCGACACGCTGATCCAAAGCCTCAAGGCCGAGGCCAACACCAGCCTGCATATGGCGCGCCTGAAAAAAGACGTGAGCGACGCCGCCTTTTACACCCTTCAGGGCCAACTCGAAGGCCTGCGCGGCATGATGCTGGAAGGCAAATTGCTGCTCAGCCACGACCTGAGCCTGATGGCAGCGCCGCTGACCGGTATCGTGCTGTTCGCCGCCGACCTGGAGGCGCACCACGATTCAACGCCCGTGGTGGCTTACATCCCCGGTGACCCACAGGCGCCGCTCAAGTACTACCCCAACGGCACGGCGTTCATGCTCGACCTCACCTCGAAGCTGCGCAGCGCCGACTACCAGAAGTTCTTCTGCCGCTTCGTCAAACAGGAGCACCGCGGCTATTTTTTCGCCGACCTTAACAATCGCCTGTCGCAAGTGGCCTGGCACAAGCCCAAACCCGGCGACCCACGACCGGCCTGGCGCGAAAAGCCCGTGGCGGAGCCCAACCTGCAGTTTTTCGCCACCAAGATCAGCGGCGGCCTGTACGAACACCTCTACGAAAACAAACTCAACCAGCTGCTCAATGACGCACGCGTGACCGCCGTGTCCAGCGCCGACGCCGATCGCCAGGCGCGCTGGCAACGCTGGAGCATCGTGCAAAAAGTCGCCAAGGCGATTCTCGAAGTGGCGGCCTTTATCGCCACCCCCTTCATACCGCCGCTGGGGGCGTTGATGCTCGGCTATACCGCCTTCCAACTGCTCGACGACACCTTCGAAGGCATCCTCGATTGGGCCGAAGGGCTCAAGCGCCAGGCCTTCGGCCACCTGATGTCGATCCTTGAACAAATGGTGCAACTGGGGATGTTCGCGGTGGGCGCGCCGATTGCCGAAAGCCTGCTACGACAGGCGCTGCCCCAGCCACTGTGGGATTTTTTCGACACGCTTCACCCGGTCAGCGGCGAAGACGGCAAAACCCGCCGTTGGAAGCCTGACCTCACGCCCTACGCCCACGACATCACCCTGGCTGCCGAATCATCTGCCAACCCCGAAGGGCTGCACACCCACCAAGGCAAACAGATCCTGGCGCTCGACGGCAAACACTTCGCCGTTGAGCAACGCGCCGGCCACGCATTCATGCAACACCCGACCCGCCCGCACGCCTACCGCCCCCGGATCATGGGCAACGGCGCGGGCGCCTGGGTCACCGAAGTGGATCAGCCTTTGAGCTGGGACCGCGCCACCCTCCTGCGCCGACAAGGCCCACTCGCCGAGCACCTCAGCGACGCACGCCTGGAGGAGGCGCGGCTGATCAGCGGTACCGATGAACCGGCCCTGCGCAAGCAGTTCATGGACCGCCAGCCACCGCCGCCCCTGCTAGCCGACGCACTCAAGCGCGTCACCCTCGACCAACAACTGCAAGACTTCATCGACCAGATGAACAGCGACGACCCTGAGCTGTTTCAAAAAGCCGATTCACAGACCCAACTCTGGTTGCTCAGCAATACGGCCCTGTGGCCTGCATCCAAAACCCTGCGCTTTCTCGACGCCGAAGGCCGCACGTTGTGGGAACTCAAAGGCAAGGAAAACGCCGCAGTGGTGCAGGTCCACCAAGCGCAGTTGAAAAATGGCGACCTGCTCAAGACCCTGCTCGAAACCCTCGACGAACCCGAACGCAAAATCCTACTGGAAGAAGAGTTTGGCGCGGCCGTCACACAGCCCCACGTGCGCGCGGCCAAACTGCGCAAACGCCTGGCGCGCAAAGCCGAGGAGAAACGCTTTGCCCTGTTTGACGCGCGTTATCGCGGCCAGGAGGTCACCCACGACCCTCGCGTGCAAAAAATCATCGACACCACGCCCGGCCTACCTACCAGCACCGCCGAAGAGGTGTTGCGCGAAGCGACCGGCCAGGAGCTGCTGGAAATCGACCAGGGCAGCCTGCCCGCAACCTTGACGGAACGTGCACGTTGGGCGGCGCACCAAGTCAGGATCAGCCGCGCCTACGAAGGGCTGTACCTGGACTCGGTGGACAGCAGCGACACCCATCGCCTTGCCCTGCACACCTTGCAAAAGCTGCCGGGCTGGTCGCCCCAGGTGCGCCTGGTCGTCACCGACTACTCGCGCACAGGCCGCGTGCGCGACTCAATCGGCACGCCTCAAGCGCCGATCCAACGTACGTTGGTGCGTACGGCCGAGGGCGCTTACGTTCCAGAAAACGGCGAGGGCACGCTCTTTGGAGAAACCGACTTCTATACAGCGGTGCTCCAGGCACTCCCCGACGCCCAGCGCGACGCGCTGGGCATGCAGATCGGCCAAGGCCGATTGCTGCGCCAGACCTTGCGCCAACACGCGCTGACGCGCGAAGAGGTTGGCACGCTGCTCGCCGAGATGCCCGTGCGCAAGCCTCTTTACGACCCGAAACTGATGCGCCTGCCAGGGGGCATGGAAGGCTATGACCGGACCTCACCCACGCCTGGCCCCAGTGGGCAACCGTCGCTGGAAGATCGGCTGCGCGATCTTTACCCCAGCCTGAACCCGGAAGAAGTGCGCAATGTGCTGGAAGCCATGCGCGCCCAAGCGGGTCCGCCGTTGCTGACGCTGCAATCCGTCAAAAGAGAATTGCTGAGATTGCAAGCCGACCTGGCGACCTGGCTTCACAACACGCCGCAGACGTTCCTCGATACGCAGATCCCCCTGAGCCGCGCGGTGATCACGGCCGAGCGGCACAATCGAGCGCGGTGGGTAGAAGAAATAGTTCACGCCTGGCGCCATGAAACCCCGTCCGATAGCCATTTCCCCAACCCCGATGACAACGGCCTCACGCTGCGCCTCACCCAGCCGATCTATGGCGAACTGCCAAAACTGAGCGCCAACTTCGACCACATCTCCTACCTGGAATTGAACAGCTATGTGTCCACCCGAGGCACACCGGCGTTCCTGGCCCAATTCCCCAAGCTGCGCAGCCTGAATATCCACGGCATAGCCCTGCGAACACTGCCCACCGAGGTAACGTCGCAACCCCATCTCAATGACCTGACACTGCGCAACACGGCCATCAAGTTGACCGCGCAAAGCCGTGAAAACCTGGCCAGCCTGCGCGGGTTAAAGACCCTCGACCTGTCCAGCAACCCGCTGACGCTGGCGCCCAACCTTGAACACATGACCGACTTGCAGCTGCTGAACCTGAGCCACACAGAGATTGCCCAAGCGCCCCAAGGCCTGACGGACCTGCCCCACTTGATCGACGCCAGCCTCAGCGACAACCAGTTTCAAGCACTGCCCGATGCCCTCTTTACGTTGCCGGCCGAACGCGCCAAGGCCTTTGATTTTTCCGGCAACCCGCTCTCGCGGGCCACCCTGGAGCGGGTCAAAACCTATTGCCAGCAAACCGGCGAACACTTCGGCGCGGATGCCGGCCTTGAAGAGCGGCGCCGGGTCCATGAGCTCTACCCTACCTTCACCGACAGGGAGGCCAGCCAATTTATCTTCAAGCTGCCGCGCAGCCTGGACGACGCAATGGCTACCCTCACCGACATGAAAGCGGACTACGAGCGCCTGCAAACAGACCTTGAGCAGTGGGCGGTGGAAGTCCCCGAGCGACACCCCGTCACCCACGCCCCCCTGGACACCCGAACGCGCGCGCAACAGCAAATCACACGGCGGGCGTTCAAGACGTTGCTGCAAGACTGCTGGCGCCGGGAAACCGCCCTGTACGCGGATCATGAGTCGCCGCGAGACACTCACGAACTGGTCAGCACCCACGCGATCCTGGGGGATTTGCCGGCACTGAACGTGAGCTTTAACCATGTCGCGAGGATTGAACTGGTGGGCGAGCACCATACGTCGATCCCGCCGGGCTTCCTCAAGCGCTTCCCTCAGCTTGAAAGCTTGCTGGTGCATCGCTACGCATTGCCGGACATCCCACTGGAGGTGTTCAACCTGGCCAAGCTCAGGTCGCTGAGCCTGACGTTCAGCGGCCTGCGCCTGAGCCCTGCCAGCGCCGACGCGTTAAGCGGCCTGGAGCACCTTAACTACCTGGACCTGAGCGAAAACCCGCTGGGCATTACACCGAACGTACGCTTGATGACCGGGCTCTCAACGCTGATGCTCTCGAATGCCGGGCTTACCGAAGCCCCCGCGGGCGCATTCAACCTGCCGCTGCTCGATCAACTGGATTTGAGCGACAACCAGATCACCGAGCTTCCCAGCGACATTCTTGAAATCACGCCTGACCTGGCCGATGGCTTCGATCTGAATGGCAACCCACTCTCACCCGCGACAATTGCCATGCTGCGCCCTTACTACCGACGCCATGCGGTGGACTTTGGCGTAGTAGAAGTCACGCTGGACCCGCAGATGAACCCGCTTGCTGCGTCACCCGACGTGTCCGAGGAGGAAATGGAACAATAG
- a CDS encoding GlxA family transcriptional regulator, giving the protein MTAHKIGFLIWPSTKALTLALAEEALRVAQRVHPDVVYELSFLLAEPATDGAWQLPGEPWAGKLEGFQKLFLLADEPPTVIASQLSSALKQLVRAGCVIGGLSAGVYPLAQLGLLDGYRAAVHWRWQDDFAERFPKVIATSHLFDWDRDRLTACGGMSVLDLLLAVLARDHGAELAGAVSEELVVERIREGGERQRIPLQNRLGSSHPKLTQAVLLMEANIEEPLTTDEIAQHVCVSRRQLERIFKQYLNRVPSQYYLELRLNKARQMLMQTSKSIIQIGLSCGFSSGPHFSSAYRNFFGATPREDRNQRRSSSPFELSSVPSERG; this is encoded by the coding sequence ATGACCGCCCACAAAATTGGTTTCCTGATTTGGCCCAGCACAAAAGCGCTCACGCTTGCGCTGGCTGAGGAGGCCTTGCGCGTTGCTCAGCGGGTGCATCCGGATGTGGTCTACGAGCTGTCGTTCCTGCTCGCCGAACCTGCCACCGACGGCGCCTGGCAACTGCCGGGCGAGCCATGGGCCGGCAAGCTCGAAGGCTTCCAGAAACTGTTCCTGCTGGCTGACGAACCGCCCACCGTCATCGCCTCTCAACTGAGCAGTGCCCTCAAGCAACTTGTGCGGGCCGGCTGCGTGATCGGTGGTCTGTCGGCAGGCGTGTATCCACTGGCCCAACTCGGTCTGCTCGACGGCTACCGCGCCGCCGTGCACTGGCGCTGGCAGGACGATTTCGCCGAGCGCTTCCCCAAGGTCATCGCCACCAGCCATCTGTTCGACTGGGACCGAGACCGCTTGACCGCCTGCGGTGGCATGTCGGTGCTCGACCTGCTGCTGGCGGTACTTGCCCGTGATCACGGCGCCGAGCTTGCCGGCGCGGTGTCCGAAGAGCTGGTGGTGGAGCGCATCCGCGAAGGCGGCGAACGCCAGCGGATTCCGCTGCAAAACCGCCTGGGTTCCAGCCACCCGAAGCTGACCCAGGCGGTGTTGTTGATGGAAGCCAATATCGAAGAACCGCTGACCACCGACGAAATCGCCCAGCACGTGTGCGTGTCGCGACGACAACTTGAACGCATCTTCAAGCAGTACCTCAACCGCGTTCCCAGCCAGTATTACCTGGAACTGCGCCTGAACAAGGCGCGCCAGATGCTCATGCAAACCAGCAAGTCGATCATCCAGATCGGCCTCTCCTGCGGCTTTTCCTCGGGGCCGCATTTCTCCAGTGCCTACCGCAACTTTTTCGGCGCCACGCCGCGTGAAGACCGCAACCAACGACGCAGCAGCAGCCCCTTTGAATTGTCCTCGGTGCCGTCCGAACGCGGTTGA
- a CDS encoding ABC transporter ATP-binding protein, with protein sequence MYKLEVQDLHKRYGSHEVLKGVSLAAAAGDVISIIGSSGSGKSTFLRCINLLEQPHAGKILLNNEELKLVANKDGALKAADPKQLQRMRSRLSMVFQHFNLWSHMTAVENVMEAPVHVLGVSKKEAREKAEHYLAKVGVGHRKDAFPGHMSGGEQQRVAIARALAMEPEVMLFDEPTSALDPELVGEVLKVMQDLAQEGRTMVVVTHEMGFAREVSNQLVFLHKGIVEERGNPREVLVNPQSERLQQFLSGSLK encoded by the coding sequence ATGTACAAGCTTGAAGTCCAAGACCTGCATAAACGCTATGGCAGTCATGAAGTGCTCAAAGGCGTGTCCCTGGCCGCCGCGGCCGGTGATGTGATCAGCATCATCGGTTCCAGCGGTTCGGGCAAAAGTACCTTTTTGCGCTGCATCAACCTGCTGGAGCAACCCCACGCCGGCAAGATCCTGCTCAATAACGAAGAGCTGAAACTGGTGGCCAACAAGGACGGCGCCTTGAAGGCCGCCGACCCCAAGCAACTGCAACGCATGCGTTCGCGCTTGTCCATGGTGTTCCAGCATTTCAACTTGTGGTCGCATATGACCGCCGTTGAGAACGTGATGGAAGCCCCGGTGCATGTGCTGGGCGTGTCGAAGAAAGAAGCCCGTGAAAAGGCCGAGCACTACCTGGCCAAAGTCGGCGTTGGGCATCGTAAGGATGCGTTCCCCGGCCACATGTCCGGCGGCGAGCAGCAGCGCGTGGCGATTGCCCGTGCCCTGGCGATGGAGCCGGAGGTGATGCTGTTCGACGAACCCACCTCGGCGCTCGACCCGGAGTTGGTTGGCGAGGTGCTCAAGGTGATGCAGGACCTGGCTCAGGAAGGCCGCACCATGGTGGTGGTGACCCACGAAATGGGCTTTGCCCGCGAAGTGTCCAACCAGTTGGTGTTCCTGCACAAAGGCATTGTTGAAGAGCGCGGCAACCCGAGGGAAGTGCTGGTCAATCCACAGTCCGAGCGCCTTCAGCAGTTCCTGTCCGGCAGCTTGAAATAA